The Dethiosulfovibrio peptidovorans DSM 11002 nucleotide sequence AAGGGGCATACTGAAACACCTGAGGAACATGACCGGACGGTTCGAGAAAGGGCTGACCGACCTGGGCTACGAGGTGATCCCCGGAGACCATCCTGTGGTTCCCCTGATGGTCCGAGACACCGAGGAAACCTCCAGGATAGTCTCCTACCTGCTGGAGAATGGCGTCCTTGCCACGGGGCTGAACTACCCTGTGGTTCCCAAGGGAGACGAGGAGATACGGTTCCAGATATCCGGCGACCACACGGCATCGGATATCGACGCTGTTCTGGATATACTCAGGGAGTACAGAGAGAAACGGTAGAGGAGGTCGGCTATCGTCGTTTTACCCTATGACGGTTCGGTAGAAATTACGATGTAAAACGAGGGCCTTCGATGTAATTTATACGTAGATATTTTGGAGGTGATCTCATGAGGGATGTAAAAAATATCAAATCGAGAGTTCTTTTTTCAGCTTTGATGGTGTTCGTCCTTGCATTGTCCGCCGTGTCCGCTCAGGCCCAGGACGTCTATACAGGCAACCCCGTGTCCGCCATATTCGAGCAGGCTTCTCCCGCTGTGGTCAACATAGATACGGAGGCCATGGTGAGGCAGAGCGTGTCTCCCTTCGGAGACGATCCTTTCTTTAGGGAGTTCTTCGGCGATAGGTTCAAGGAGTTCTCCAGGATGGTCCCTATGAGAGGCAAGGGATCCGGTTTCATCGTCAGCGAGGACGGCAAGATCCTTACGAACAACCATGTCGTGGCCGATGCCGATACAATAACGGTAACTCTCTCGGACGGCAGGACTTTCGACGCCAAGATAGTGGGGAAGGATCCGACCTTCGATCTAGCGGTTTTGAAGATAGAGGCGAAGAATCTTCCGATCCTCGAGTTGGGAGACTCGGAGGCCACCAAGGTCGGCGAGTGGGCCGTGGCCATAGGAAATCCACTCGGTCTGGAACATACCGTCACAGTGGGAGTTGTCTCGGCCAAGAACAGGAGTATCCACGCCAGAAACTTCAATTTCGACGGTTTCATACAGACCGATGCGGCCATAAACCCCGGTAACAGCGGGGGGCCACTTTTGAACATGGACGGCAAGGTGATCGGTATAAATACGGCCATAATCCCTTACGCCCAGGGCATAGGATTCGCTATACCGGTGAACATGGCAAAACAGGTCATGGACGATATAGTCCGTTACGGCAAGGTCAGGAGAGGTTGGCTCGGCGTCTATATACAGCCGGTAACGAGGGACTTCGCCAAGGCCTATAAGCTCGATGGAACCGACGGAGCCGTGGTCAGCGACGTGGTTCCCGATTCTCCAGCGGCCAAGGCCGGATTGAAGAGGGGAGACGTCATAATCTCCATCGACGGGAAGAAGGTCAAGGACCATCAGGATTTCGTTATGAAGGTCCGTCATCGTATGGCGGGAGACGAGGTCGCCTTGAAGGTAGTTCGCCGAGGAAAGGAGAGGACCTTGAAGGCCAAGCTCTCCGAGGTGGACGATTCCGCTGGGTTCGGCGAGGTGTCCGGGTCGGGAGAGATCGACAGCCTTGGGGTCAAGGTGGCAGTCATCACAGGCCAGCTAAAGGATAAGTATGATCTTCCGTCGGAAGACGGTCTGGTTATACTGTCGGTTGAGGAGCGGTCCTCCGCTGCTATGGCCGGACTGAAGGAGGGAGACGTTATCCTGGAGGCCAACGGCCATTCCCTGAAGACCCCCTCCGATCTTGGCAGGGCCCTGAAGAACGAAAAGGGTAACGCCGTGTTGTTGGTGAGAAGGGACGGAAGGACCACCTTCATCTCCATAACTCTGAGACGTTAGAGTGGAGAAAAAGGGTGGGGTTCCCAAAAACGGAGCTCCACCCTTTTGATTTAATCTATATCGACGAGTTAGCTGCACTCACTGCACTGGACTTTGTAGCCAACGCCTCTTACCGTTACGACGATAGAGTCCATCTTGTGTTCTCTGAGTTTGTCCCGGAGGTACTTTATGTGGACGTCGACCACGTTGCTGGTCCCGTCATATTCCTTCTGCCATACCTCGGATATGATTCTCTCTCTACTGAACACCTGGTTGTCGTGACGCATCAGGATCTCGAGGATGTCGAATTCCCGTCTTCTCAGGGGGACGGAGGTGCCGTCAACCTTGCATTCCCTCGCTACCGGATCCAGTATGAGTCTGCCGCAGGTGAGTAGCGGCCTATGGCACTGAGCGCTTCTTCTTATGAGAGAATGCACTCTGGCGATGATCTCTCTTCCGTCGCAGGGTGAGGCCACGTAATCGTCGGCCCCTCTCTCAAACATGGCGACCAGGTCGTCCACGGTCTTGTTGGCCGATATTATCAATATAGGCAGTCCCATTCCACTTTCCTTGTTGAAGTCGACCAGGTCCATTCCGCAGTTATCCTCAGCGTCTTTTCTGTCTATTATGACGCAGTCGTACTTGTTGGATTTCAGCATCTCCAGGCCCTCCTCTGGATCGCTGATGCGGACTACCGTAAACTCTCGAGATAGATCGCTGAAAAGATTCTGGCTTTCACCGACGCCTACGTTGTCCTTATCCCCTATCATAAGAATTCTCATTTATACCACCCCTGAAAAAATAGTAGATTTCATAGATGCTATCGCATCTTATGTGTATTAAAACACAACCACACTGCCTTGTCTAGAGTGAAAAAAGATTTTTGAGGGGATTTCTTAGGGTTGCTTTTATAGTTCTTGTCCGTAGCCGATTCGGATGATACAATTAGCGCACCCAAATCTAGGATAGCCCTTTCAGAGCTTTCGTGGATTCGGGAATTCGACGGCAAAAGTCGTTTAGAGGTGAACAGTATGCTTTCCAAAGAAGAGAAGAACGTAATTATCGAGGATTTTCACTCCCATTCCACCGATACCGGATCTCCCGAGGTCCAGGTGGCGATCCTTACCAAGAGGATCAGGGATCTGACCGAACATCTCAAGGTGCACAAGCACGACTTCCACTCCAAGAAGGGGCTTCTTACCATGGTCGGACGTCGTAGGAAGATGTTGAGATACCTCAGGAACAAGGATTTCAACAGATACAAGACTCTTATCGAGAGGCTCGGCCTGAGACACTAAAAAAGAGTCGAAATTCTAGGTCTGAAATGCGGAGACGATTTAAATCGTCTCCGCATTTTTCGTCTTTTATGTGGTATGCTTATTCGGATCGAAAGGGATGGAAAAAACAAGGAGGAAATTTTTATGCAGGATATCTATCGAGTGAGAATTGGAGAAGAAGAGCTGGTCTTCGAGACCGGTAAGGTAGCCAAGCAGGCTAACGGATCTGTATGGGCTAGACAGGGCGACACGGTCATCCTTACGACCGCTTGTATGACCGATAAGCCGAGAGAGGGGCTGGATTTCTTCCCCCTTCTGGTCGACTTCGAGGAACGATTTTACTCCGCAGGGAAGATCCCCGGCGGTTTTATAAAGAGGGAGGGGCGTCCTTCCCAGACCGCCATCCTGAGTGCCAGGGTTATAGACAGGTCGATTCGTTCTCTTTTCGAGAGCTGGATGAGGCACGACGTACACGTGGTTTCCACCGTCCTGTCGGTGGACCAGCATAATCCGCCTAATATACTGGCAATAAACGCAGCTTCTGCGGCCCTGACCATATCCGATATCCCATGGGGTGGTCCTGTAGGTGCTGTACGTATAGGCTACATAGACGGTTCCCTGGTGGTTAACCCCACGGAGGAGATGATGGAGAACAGTTCTTTGGAGCTGGTCGTCTCCGGTCATTCCGACGGAATCACAATGGTCGAGGCGGGGGCCCAGGAGGTCCCGGAGGATCTTCTGGTGGACGCCATGGAGCTTGCCCAAGGAGAGATAAAGAGGATCGTCGATCTCCAGCTACGCATGAGAGAGGAGATCGGCAAGGACAAGATCGTAATAGATCCTCCCGTCAGGGTCCCCGAGATAGATTGCTGGGTGGAGACGAATCTCAAATCCGATATCGCCGAAGCCGTTATGATACACGACAAGAAACAGAGAGGCGCCGCCATTAGAGCTCTGGAAGATAGAGCTCGGGAGCATTTTGCCGAGGAGTTCCCCGATAAGGGAGGATATATATCCGGTGCCGTCGAGCATTGGGTTAAGGCTATGATGCGCAAGATCACCGTGACGGAGAAGCGCCGCGCCGACGGTCGAAAGACCGACGAACTCCGTTCTCTGAGCTGCGAGGTCGACGTCCTTCCCAAGGTCCACGGATCCGCAGTGTTTACCAGAGGGGAGACCCAGTCTCTGGCGACGGCCACTTTAGGCATGTTGGGTGAGGACGATCAGCTCATAGACGGTCTCAAGCACAACGAGCCGAACAAGAGCTTCCTGCTTCACTACAACTTTCCGCCCTACTCGGTGGGAGAGGTCCGTCCAATGAGAGGACCGGGCCGAAGGGAGATAGGACACGGTGCCTTAGCGGAGAGGGCCTTGACTCCCATTATCCCCGACGATACCGAATTTCCCTACGTGGTCAGGGTGGTATCGGATATCCTTGAATCCAACGGTTCTAGTTCCCAGGCCTCTATATGTGGGGGAAGCCTGGCCCTCATGAGTGCCGGAGTTCCCATAAAGAGGCATGTTGCCGGCATTGCGATGGGACTGATCAAAGAGGGAGACGACGTCGTAGTTCTCACCGATATACAGGGACTGGAGGACCACTACGGCGATATGGACTTCAAAGTCGCCGGTACCCGCGAAGGGGTCACTGCCCTTCAGATGGACAACAAAGCCGGAGGGATAACCAGGGAAATACTGAAGCAGGCTTTAGGACAGGCCAAAGACGCCAGGATGGCGATCCTTGACGTTATGGAGCAGGCCATATCCAACCCCGGGGATCTCTCTCCCAACGCTCCCAGGATGTACACTATGATGATAAACGTGGATAAGATCCGAGACGTTATAGGGCCTGGAGGTAAGGTTATCAGGGGGATTACCCAGGAGACGGGGGCCAAGGTCAACATAGACGATGACGGTCAGATTCTGATTGCCGGAGCCTCCCAGGAAGAGGTCAACGCGGCGATAAAGATGATCGACGACATAGTCAGAGAGGTTCAGGCCGGAGAGGTATTCCAGGGCAAGGTGACCCGTCTCATGGCCTTCGGAGCCTTCGTGGAGGTCCTGCCAGGCAAGGAGGGATTGCTCCACGTCAGCGAGATCAGCACTCACAGGGTAGGAAAGGTAGAGGATGTATTCAAGCCCGGAGATCCTGTGCTGGTGATGGTCCGAGAGATCGACGATATGGGCAGGATAAACCTGACCAGAAAGAAGATCCTGGCCGACGAGGCAAAGGTCAAGGAAGCCGGACTGGAGTCCTGTTTGTCCTTCGAGGCCGAGAGGGACGAGGCCATAGCTGCCCTGCCTCCCGCACCTGCCGGAAACGACAGGCGTAGGCCTGGCGGAGACGATCGTCGAAGAGGCGGTAACGGCGGTCGTAGAAACGATCGCAGATAAAATGGAGATACGTATCCCCGTGGTACGGGAAGGGGAAGCCTTAAGGCTTCCCCTTCCCGGCTATGAGACGGATGGTTCCGCCGGTATGGACCTGATAGCGGCGGAACCTGTGGTGATCCCTCAGGGAAAATGCATGACGGTGGGAACCGGACTCAGAATAGCGGTTCCCGAGGGCTTCGAGGCCCAGGTTCGCCCAAGAAGCGGCCTGGCTCTCAATAGAGGTCTGGTGGTTCCGAACTCTCCTGGAACCATAGATTCGGATTACAGGGGGGAGCTCAGGGTAATAATGATGAACCTGGGAGATGATCCCTTCGAGGTGGCAGTAGGCGACAGGATCGCCCAATTGGTGATCGCTCCGGTCGCGAGGGCCTGCTGGGAGGAAGTCGTTACTTTGGAATCCACCGAGAGAGGCTCCGGTGGATTCGGTAGCACCGGCATCTCGACCCCTTCGAGGAAATAGTAGGAGAATGGGGACATCAAGATCCCCTCTAGCGTTGTAAAGGGCCTGGTCGGTCCTTGGAAAGGCAGGTAGGAAATGTATCGTTTTTCCGGTCCCGCCGGGCAGCTTCTCGAGTCGGAGAAAGCTGTCGTCGGCGATATCTTAAAGGAATGGAAGCTTGACAAGGGAGCTCTCGCGGCCAAGGTGAACGGAGAGGAGCTGGATCTCGACGTAGAGGTCTCCTGCGATGCCTCGGTGGAGCCCATAACCTCCGATACCGAAGAGGGTCTGGAGATACTGAGACACTCGACCGCCCATCTCTTGGCCCAGGCCGCCACCAGACTGTTCCCTGGAGCAGTGGTCGCAATAGGTCCGGTGATAAAGGACGGTTTCTACTACGACATAGAGTTCAAGGAGCCCATCTCAGAGGCGGATCTGCCCGCACTGGAGAAGGAGATGCGCAGGATAGTCAAGAGGGGAATACCTCTGAAGCGCCAGCGAGTCTCCAGAGAGGAGGCCATCGAGCTCTTCAAGGAAAGGAAGGATCTCTATAAGGTCGAGATCCTGGAGGGAATAGACGACGATTCGGTCAATCTATACTGGCAGGACGAATACGTCGATCTCTGTCGGGGTCCTCACGTGCCCAACACCAGGGTGCTCCAGAACTTCAAGCTTCTCTCCGTCGCCGGTGCCTATTGGAGAGGCGACGAAAACAACATCATGCTTACCCGTATATATGGAACCGCCTTCGCCACCAAGGAGGATCTGGAGGCCTACGTCACCAGGATGGAGGAGGCTAAAAAGAGGGATCACCGCAAGATCGGTCGTGAGCTTGGCTTGTTCTCTCTCCACAAGGAAGGTCCGGGGTTCCCGTTTTTCCATCCCAAGGGTATGGTGGTGATAAACACCCTAATCGACTTCTGGAGCAAGGTGCACAGAAAGAACGGTTACGATCAGATAAGGACTCCCATGATTCTTAACAGGGATCTGTGGATACAGTCGGGGCACTGGGATCATTACAGGGAAAACATGTATTTTACCGAGATAGACGATCAGCCCTACGCCATAAAACCGATGAATTGCCCCGGAGGAATCTTGGTCTATAAGTCGGATCTTCATAGCTATAGAGATCTTCCCCTCAGGCTCGGCGAGCTCGGGATCGTCCATAGACACGAGAAGTCCGGAGTGTTGCACGGTCTGATGAGGGTCCGTTGTTTCACCCAGGACGACGCACATCACTATTGCACCCCCGATCAGATCAAGGACGAGGTCTCCCTGATCATGGACATGGTGGACTACATATACTCCGAGGTGTTCGGCTTCAAGTTCCACGTGGAACTGTCAACCAGGCCGGATAACTCTATGGGCAGCGACGAGATGTGGGAGTTGGCCGAGAAGTCCCTGAGAGAGGTGCTGGAGGAGAGGGGAACTACCTACGTCCTCAACCCCGGAGACGGAGCTTTCTACGGTCCCAAGATAGACTTTCACCTGGAGGACTGCATAGGTAGGACCTGGCAGTGCGGGACTATCCAGCTCGACTTCCAGATGCCGGAGAAGTTCGACGTCACCTATATAGGCTCGGACGGGAAGGAACATCGTCCTGCCATGCTCCATAGGACCATATTGGGAAGCATCGAGCGTTTCCTTGGCATACTGATAGAGCACTACGCAGGGGCCTTCCCCTTCTGGATCGCTCCCGTTCAGGTGAAGGTCCTCGCCGTAGGGGACGATCACGTCGATTACGCCAAGGATTTGAAGGCTTTGCTCCAGGATCGGGAGTATAGGGTTGAACTGGACTGTCGGGACGAAAAGCTCGGTAGGAAGATCAGAGACGCTCAGATGGAGAAGGTCCCTTTCATGCTGGTCGTCGGAGACAAAGAGCTGGAGACCGGTACCGTCTCAGTGAGAGACCGGTCCGAAGGGGATAAGGGATCCATGAGTAAGGAGGATCTACTGGAGCTGCTTAAAGGGCAGTTCTCCCCCTTATAGAGAAAAACTTGCCTAAAACGGGATGTCGTGGTAACATCTTACGAGTTACGATGTAGAAAAGAAGGGGATCCCCTCACCTGGCGACGCCTTTAGCAGTTGTCTGGTTCCAGTCGAATCATCGCGCCTCAGGGCGTAGTGTATTTCGTACTTTCGAGGGGGCCGTAGTCGGTCCCCTCTTTTTACGCCAATCATTCACGGAGGTGAACCGTTATAGCTAAGAAACTTTCTGACGAGCCGAGAGTTAACGAGGAGATAACCGCACGAGAGGTCCTGGTTATAGACGATCAAGGTGGAAAATTGGGAGTCCTTCCCATAAACGAAGCCCTGGATCTGTCGGCAGGAAAGGAACTGGACCTGGTGGAGGTGGCTCCGGGAGCCAAGCCGCCGGTCTGCCGCATCCTGGATTATGGTAAGTTCAGGTATCAGCAGCAGAAGCGGGAGAAGGACGCTCGTAAGAAACAGAAGACCCAGACTCTCAAGGAAATGAAGATGCGTCCGAAGATCGACGAACACGATTACAACTTCAAAACCAAGGCCATTAGGAGTTTCCTGGAGAACGGTCACAGGGTGAAGGTCTCCATATTCTTCAGGGGTAGGGAGATGGCGTTTCTGGATCGCGGCAAGGAAGTGCTGGACAGAGTAGCCAAGGACTGCGAGGACCTCGGCAAGATGGAGGGCTTCCCCCGCATGGAAGGACGTTACATGCGGATGATGATAACTCCGGTCCAGCAGAAAGAGGTCAAAAAATCCCCTAAGAGCGAAAGCGATCAGGGGGAAGAGTAAGGTTCTATAAAACGGTATTCTAATATAAGGAGGAGCTCCTATGCCTAAGATGAAAACCCACTCCGGCGCTAAAAAGCGTTTTTCTTTCACCGGAACGGGAAAGGTATCCTATAAGAAATCCGGTCGCGCTCACATTCTCAGGACGAAGAACGCAAGACGCCTTCGTCGCCTTCGTCAGGACGGTATCCTTAACGATACTTTGACCGAGACGATGAAGAAAATGATGCCCTACGCCTAACGGCGATTCCGTAACGAGAGGTGAAGAACGATGCGTGTTGCTGCTGCCAGCTCTAGCGATAGAAAACGCAAAAAGCTGTTTTCCATAACTAAAGGTTATTTCGGAAGAAAGAAGAACGTCTATCGTCGTGCCAGGGAGGCTTTCCTTCACTCACTGACCAGGATGTATGCCGACAGAAAGCTTCGCAAGAGGGACTTCCGTCGTCTTTGGATAACCAGGATCAATGCTGCGGCCAGGATCAACGGTATGAACTACAGCAATCTGATCAACGGCTTGAAGAAGGCCGGCGTGGAGGTCAACCGCAAGATGCTTGCGGACCTTGCCGTAAACGACATGCCCGCCTTCGAGGCCCTAGCCGTCAAGGCCAAAGAGGCCTTGAACCAGGCGTAGTGAGGACATACAGCTCTATACGAGTTGAACGAGCCATCGTCGGAGGGTTCCTATCATTGATTTTGATAGGAGCCCTTCTGCTATGGGGTTTCAACTATCTGGGAGATATGCCTATCTCTCCGTTGGACGCCCTTTTCACCTCCACTTCCGCTGTCTGCGTGACCGGTCTGGCCGTGGTAGATACCGGCAGGGACCTGGTCTTTTCGTCTCAGGCGACACTCCTTCTTCTGATTCAGCTGGGAGGTCTGGGAGTTATGACCGCGGCGACCTTCACCCTTTTTCTACTGCGTCGTCCCATAGGGATAAGACAGAGGCTTCTCTTTGCCGGAGGCATGGGGCTTGAGGGTCCCTCCGGTGCGGTGAGACTCGTAGCCCGTATAGTGAAGATGACCCTTGTGATCGAGTGCTTAGCGGCTATTCCGCTTTTTTTCGTTTTCAGCGAGACCATGTCCTCCATGGATTCCCTGTGGTGTTCGATCTTTCACAGCATCAGCGCCTTCTGCAACGCCGGTTTTTCCCTCTTCAGCGATAGCCTGGAGGGTTACGCTACGGGATGGCTTGTCCCGGCGGTGGTGATGTTTCTCATAATTCTAGGCGGTGTCGGCTTCATCGTTTTGTGGGAGCTAGGTGAGTGGTTCAGAGGTAGAAAAAGGCTTTCCATCCATACCAGGCTAGTGCTGGTGGTAACCGTATCGTTGGTTTTTTTCGGAGCGGCCGTTCTCGCCTTGACCGAATGGGATGGCCTGCTGAGAGGGCTTTCGGTTCCCATGAAGATATGGAACGTCCTTTTCGCCTCCGTTACCTCTCGTACCGCCGGATTCAACACCTTGCCGACCGTCGAGCTGTCCTCTCTAGGGGCTTTTCTGATCATGATCCTGATGATGATAGGAGCTTCGCCTGGCTCTACGGGAGGGGGAATGAAGACAACTACCTTCGGGCTTCTGGTCTCCTCCGCTTTTTTCAACACGAGAGGCGACTCCAATCTGGTGCTTTGGCACAGAAGTGTTCCTCAAAAGCTCGTGCTGAGGGCGATGATGCTCGCTTTCCTCTACGTGGCCACGGTTTTATTTGGTATACTCCTTCTGAACTTGGTGGAGGATATGTCGTTCAGGAGCTTGGCCTTCGAGGTCGTCTCGGCCATCGGCACGGTGGGGCTTTCCATGGGGGTTACTGCGGGGCTCTCCCCTGCTGGAAAATGGATTCTCATACTCCTGATGTTCTGGGGTAGGGTGGGGATCCTAACCTTCCTGTTCAGCCTCGCGGACAGCGACGAGTCCAGCAAGGTCAGCTACGCCGAGACCTCTATACCTATAGGATAGGAGCTGTTCTTCATGGCCCGGGAGACCAAGATGTATTTCGTCGTAGGACTGGGGCGTTTCGGCCTCTCTCTTTGCGAGAGGTTGGTAGCTCTGGAACAGAGGGTAGTTGCGGTCGACATGGATCCCGACAAAGTGGCGGAGGTCGCCGATACGGTGGACTACGCTGCCGAGCTAGATGCCTCAGACGAGGAGGCTCTTATAAAGGTCGGGGCCAAGGAAGCCGATGTGGCCGTTGTCGCCATAGGGGAGAACGTGGAGGCCAGCATCCTCACCACAGCGATCCTCAAGGGTTTGGGAATAGATAGGCTCGTATCCAGAGCCCAGACCGCCCTTCACGCCAGAGTCCTGGCCAGGGTCGGGGCGGACAGGGTCATCTTTCCCGAAAAGGACATGGGAGTCCGTCTGGCGGAGCAGTTCGTCAACCCCTGGCTGTCGAACTTCTCTCAGATACCGGGCAACGGCTATATAGTGGGAGAGCTTAGGCCCCTTCCTGACATGGTGGGAAAGAGCCTTATAGAGCTAAACTTTAGAAGTTCCTACGGCGCATCCATATTGTTGTTGGAGCGGGATGACGCCAAGATGATGCCTGGTCCGGATTCGGTTATAAGAGAGGGAGATAAACTGATGCTGGTCGGCGACAGGGAACGCCTGGCCGATTGGGTGGATAAACTGGAAAAAATAAATTCGGAAAGGGAGGTCTAGACGATGGATTTGAAACTGGATATAGAAGGGGTGAGAAGTTCCTTCCTTTCTGAGCTAGAGGATGCGAAGTCTCTGGACGATCTAAAAGACCTCCGGGTTCGCTATCTGGGCAAGAAGGGCAAGGTGACTGCTCTTTTGAAGTCTCTGAGGACGATGTCGCCGGAGGAACGTCCGGAGGCGGGTAAGGTCATAAACGAGCTAAAACAGGTCCTCGACTCGGATCTGACAGAGAGGTCCAAAAGGGCGGAAGACGAGGCTTTGAGGCAAAAGGAGCTCGATGAGTTCGTGGACGTTACCCAGCCCGCCAGAGGTCGCCTTTCCGGGGGAGTCCATCCGGTTATGCAGGTGATGTACGATGTCTCCGAGATACTCACCGGGCTTGGCTTTTCCGTGGCCCTTGGGCCGGAGGTGGAGGACGACTTTCATAATTTCGAGGCCCTCAATATCCCCCCTCATCATCCCGCCAGGGATATGCAGGACACCTTTTATTTCGACGATGGCAGACTTCTCAGGACCCATACCTCTCCGGTGCAGGTGAGGTCCATGTTGGCCTACGGGGCGCCTTTGAGGGTAGCCTGTCCCGGGAAGGTCTACAGGAGGGACAGCGATCCCACCCATTCACCTATGTTCCATCAGATAGAGGGGCTTCTGGTGGAGGAGGACGTCTCCATAGGAGATCTCAAGGGCTGTCTGGAGGCCATGGTTTCGGCGATCTTCTCCAGGCCTCTCAAGGCTCGATACAGAGCGAGCTATTTCCCATTCACCGAGCCGTCCATGGAGGTCGACATAGAGTGTATCGCCTGTTCCGGCAAGGATCCCTACTGCCGGATATGCAAGGGGACCGGCTGGCTGGAGATAGGCGGTATGGGAATGGTCCATCCCGAGGTACTTCGGGCCGGAGGAGTCGATCCCGAGAGGTTCAACGGTTTCGCCTGGGGTATGGGGCTGGATCGAATAGCTATGTTGAAATACGATCTCAGGGACCTTCGCCCTCTCTTCGAGGGAGATCTGTCCTATCTGCTCTCCGGGAGGGATGAATGATGTTGGTTTCCTGGAATTGGCTCAACGAGCTGGTGAATTTGCCTGTCTCGATGGAGACTGTGGCCGAGAGGCTTACCGTTACCGGAAACGAAATAGAGGCTATACATCGCCCGTGCGAGAGGTTGGCCGGGATAGTGGTGGCCCAAGTCTCCTCGATCGTTCCACATCCTCGCAGCGGGAACCTCCTGCTGGTGGATCTCGATAGAGGGAATGGTTCGATCTCCTGCGTTACCGCCGCTAAAAATCTGTCCGTAGGCGACAAGGTTCCCTATGCTCCCAGTGGCGCCACCATAGCCGACGGAACCGTGTTGAGCGACAGGGAGTTCGACGGTGTGGTCAGCTCGGGAATGATGCTTTCCGCCGAGGAGCTGGGACTTCCCGACGTGGCGGACGAGTTCGGTATACTGAGACTGCCGGAACATCTGGGCGCAGGAGACGACGCAGTCAAGGCTCTGAGGTTGGACGATTTTATCTTAGAACTTTCCATAACCCCCAACAGAGGGGATATGTTGAGCATGAGAGGGATCGCCAGAGAGGTGATAGCCCTCTTCCCCGAGGCCTCCATGAGAAAAGGGGACGAGCCCGTCTCCCTGGGAGATCCCGACTGGGACTTCGATTTCAAAGGCATAACTCTGGAGGACGACGGATGTCCGGTCTATCTCATGGGTATGGCGGATAGGCTGAAGATAGCTCCGTCACCCATTGAGGCCAGGATTCGGCTGGCTCTTTGCGGAATGAGGCCGGTCAACAACGTGGTAGACGTTACCAACCTGACCATGCTCGCCTTGGGGCAGCCCCTTCATGCCTTCGATGCCGACAGGTTGCCCGATCGGTC carries:
- a CDS encoding DegQ family serine endoprotease — its product is MRDVKNIKSRVLFSALMVFVLALSAVSAQAQDVYTGNPVSAIFEQASPAVVNIDTEAMVRQSVSPFGDDPFFREFFGDRFKEFSRMVPMRGKGSGFIVSEDGKILTNNHVVADADTITVTLSDGRTFDAKIVGKDPTFDLAVLKIEAKNLPILELGDSEATKVGEWAVAIGNPLGLEHTVTVGVVSAKNRSIHARNFNFDGFIQTDAAINPGNSGGPLLNMDGKVIGINTAIIPYAQGIGFAIPVNMAKQVMDDIVRYGKVRRGWLGVYIQPVTRDFAKAYKLDGTDGAVVSDVVPDSPAAKAGLKRGDVIISIDGKKVKDHQDFVMKVRHRMAGDEVALKVVRRGKERTLKAKLSEVDDSAGFGEVSGSGEIDSLGVKVAVITGQLKDKYDLPSEDGLVILSVEERSSAAMAGLKEGDVILEANGHSLKTPSDLGRALKNEKGNAVLLVRRDGRTTFISITLRR
- a CDS encoding polyribonucleotide nucleotidyltransferase codes for the protein MQDIYRVRIGEEELVFETGKVAKQANGSVWARQGDTVILTTACMTDKPREGLDFFPLLVDFEERFYSAGKIPGGFIKREGRPSQTAILSARVIDRSIRSLFESWMRHDVHVVSTVLSVDQHNPPNILAINAASAALTISDIPWGGPVGAVRIGYIDGSLVVNPTEEMMENSSLELVVSGHSDGITMVEAGAQEVPEDLLVDAMELAQGEIKRIVDLQLRMREEIGKDKIVIDPPVRVPEIDCWVETNLKSDIAEAVMIHDKKQRGAAIRALEDRAREHFAEEFPDKGGYISGAVEHWVKAMMRKITVTEKRRADGRKTDELRSLSCEVDVLPKVHGSAVFTRGETQSLATATLGMLGEDDQLIDGLKHNEPNKSFLLHYNFPPYSVGEVRPMRGPGRREIGHGALAERALTPIIPDDTEFPYVVRVVSDILESNGSSSQASICGGSLALMSAGVPIKRHVAGIAMGLIKEGDDVVVLTDIQGLEDHYGDMDFKVAGTREGVTALQMDNKAGGITREILKQALGQAKDARMAILDVMEQAISNPGDLSPNAPRMYTMMINVDKIRDVIGPGGKVIRGITQETGAKVNIDDDGQILIAGASQEEVNAAIKMIDDIVREVQAGEVFQGKVTRLMAFGAFVEVLPGKEGLLHVSEISTHRVGKVEDVFKPGDPVLVMVREIDDMGRINLTRKKILADEAKVKEAGLESCLSFEAERDEAIAALPPAPAGNDRRRPGGDDRRRGGNGGRRNDRR
- a CDS encoding response regulator transcription factor, yielding MRILMIGDKDNVGVGESQNLFSDLSREFTVVRISDPEEGLEMLKSNKYDCVIIDRKDAEDNCGMDLVDFNKESGMGLPILIISANKTVDDLVAMFERGADDYVASPCDGREIIARVHSLIRRSAQCHRPLLTCGRLILDPVARECKVDGTSVPLRRREFDILEILMRHDNQVFSRERIISEVWQKEYDGTSNVVDVHIKYLRDKLREHKMDSIVVTVRGVGYKVQCSECS
- the dut gene encoding dUTP diphosphatase, with product MEIRIPVVREGEALRLPLPGYETDGSAGMDLIAAEPVVIPQGKCMTVGTGLRIAVPEGFEAQVRPRSGLALNRGLVVPNSPGTIDSDYRGELRVIMMNLGDDPFEVAVGDRIAQLVIAPVARACWEEVVTLESTERGSGGFGSTGISTPSRK
- the rpsO gene encoding 30S ribosomal protein S15, with amino-acid sequence MLSKEEKNVIIEDFHSHSTDTGSPEVQVAILTKRIRDLTEHLKVHKHDFHSKKGLLTMVGRRRKMLRYLRNKDFNRYKTLIERLGLRH
- the thrS gene encoding threonine--tRNA ligase, whose product is MYRFSGPAGQLLESEKAVVGDILKEWKLDKGALAAKVNGEELDLDVEVSCDASVEPITSDTEEGLEILRHSTAHLLAQAATRLFPGAVVAIGPVIKDGFYYDIEFKEPISEADLPALEKEMRRIVKRGIPLKRQRVSREEAIELFKERKDLYKVEILEGIDDDSVNLYWQDEYVDLCRGPHVPNTRVLQNFKLLSVAGAYWRGDENNIMLTRIYGTAFATKEDLEAYVTRMEEAKKRDHRKIGRELGLFSLHKEGPGFPFFHPKGMVVINTLIDFWSKVHRKNGYDQIRTPMILNRDLWIQSGHWDHYRENMYFTEIDDQPYAIKPMNCPGGILVYKSDLHSYRDLPLRLGELGIVHRHEKSGVLHGLMRVRCFTQDDAHHYCTPDQIKDEVSLIMDMVDYIYSEVFGFKFHVELSTRPDNSMGSDEMWELAEKSLREVLEERGTTYVLNPGDGAFYGPKIDFHLEDCIGRTWQCGTIQLDFQMPEKFDVTYIGSDGKEHRPAMLHRTILGSIERFLGILIEHYAGAFPFWIAPVQVKVLAVGDDHVDYAKDLKALLQDREYRVELDCRDEKLGRKIRDAQMEKVPFMLVVGDKELETGTVSVRDRSEGDKGSMSKEDLLELLKGQFSPL
- the infC gene encoding translation initiation factor IF-3 — translated: MAKKLSDEPRVNEEITAREVLVIDDQGGKLGVLPINEALDLSAGKELDLVEVAPGAKPPVCRILDYGKFRYQQQKREKDARKKQKTQTLKEMKMRPKIDEHDYNFKTKAIRSFLENGHRVKVSIFFRGREMAFLDRGKEVLDRVAKDCEDLGKMEGFPRMEGRYMRMMITPVQQKEVKKSPKSESDQGEE